Below is a genomic region from Verrucomicrobiota bacterium JB022.
ATGCGACCATCACCGCCTACGACGCGGATGCCGATCGCGATGGCTACTCGATCCTGGCGGCCTATGCCTTGGGTGCGAGCAGTGGCGTAGTGCCGACGGCCAACAAGCCCACCGTTTACGCAGTAGACTTCAATGGCCAACGTCACCTCGAAATTGCTTACACCCGCCTGCGCAATGCGGATGTGGTGATCGCGGCAGAGATCGCCACTTCACTGGCAGGGGCATGGACGCCTCTGGAGCAGGCGGGCACCGTTGAGGTCACGAACCTCGGCAACGGCACCGAGCGTGTCCGGGTGCGCATGACCGAGGCCGCGTCGACGTCCACTCAAGTCTACGTGCGCGTCCGGGTCAGCTGGCAATAGCCGGTTCACTTTTGGGCGCCCACTTCATTTCGCTGATTCTAGTCCATTAATCCTGCGGGCAAGACGCGCGTCTGCCCACCCTGAGAAGCTTTCTTGTGATGAACCTCCGGAAATTTACCGTGTTGGGAAGTTTGGCACCGCTGCTGGCAACGCCCCTTGGGGCCCAGTCTTCGGCGGATTCGGAAGAAATCCTCGACCTCGACGCCTTTGAGGTTGTCGGCTCGCGGATCGAAACAGTCGACCTGAACACGCCGAGCCCCGTCACGTTCATTTCGGGGGATCAGATTGCCGACCTGGGTTACGTCTCGCTGGGCGACCTCGTGCGCAACCTCCCGATCAATACGGGATCCACGATCGGGATCGAAGGGGCGGCGGTCGGTTTCAGCGCAGGCACCGCTGCGATTAACCTGCGCGGGCTGGGCAACAACAACACGCTCGTCTTGCTGGATGGTCGCCGCTCTTCGCCGGCGGGGGCCTCGGGATTCGACGGCTTTCAAACGGTGTTCGACTTCAACAGCGTCCCGACCGCCCTCGTGGAGTCGATCCAGATCCTGAAGGACGCCGGTTCGGCCGTCTATGGTTCCGACGCCGTGGCCGGCGCCGTCCAAGTCAACCTGAAGGAACGCATCAAAGGGACTTACGTCGAGAGCTCGGTCGGCAACTCGACCGAAGTCTACTCCCCCTATTATCAAAGCAGCCTGACGCATGGGGTAGAGATGGGCAAAGTGGATTTGCTGATCCACCTCGACTACCGCTTCCAAGGCCGGTCCAAATACCGCGACCGGCCCTTCTCCCGCACCGGAGACCAGCGTTGGCGGGGTGGGCTCGACCTGCGCAGCACAACGCCGTATCCGGCCCGCGTCTCCTACTTCGGGAATTTCTATACGGCGGCCGAGCCAACGACCGAACCCCGCTGGGACTTCGATTTCGGGCCCGCATTTGGCAATGTGACTGCGGAAAGCAATCTGGAGGACCCGCCGCGCTACGACTTCAATCAGGACGAAGACATGTTCCCCGAGTCTCAGAACTGGGGGGCCTTCATCCGCCTGCGCTTCGACGAAGACCTGGAGATCGAGCCCTTCTTCGACTTTTCCTTTCGCCAGAACATCACCGACTACATCGCCGCCCCCGTCGCCTTCCGGAATACCCTCGAAAATGGAGACGGGCCCGACGGCCAGATCGTCATCCCCTACGAGAATCCTTACAACCCGTTTGGCATCAGCATCGGCTTCCCAGACGTTTTGTACGAGGACATCCGCTGGCGTTTGACCGAGCTGGGCAACCGACGCTTTCACAACGTTTCGAACTACACCCGGGCCCTGGGCGGCATCAAAGGCGAGGCCGATCTGGGCCGTTGGGAGACCGCCCTCCTGTATGCCCGCAGCGATGCGAGCTATCGCACCGATCATGTCGTCTTCGACGCCGACCTGCAGGCCGCGCTCAACGGCACCTACCCGGGTTGGGAAGGCGTCTACGCCAACCCCTTCGGGCCCAGCGAGCCGGGGCTTTTCGAAGCGCTCGACCGTAGCAACACCAACGAGGCCACCTTTGCCATGGCCTCCTGGGACGGCTTTATCACCGGCGACGTGATGGAGGTCTTCGACGACAAGCTGCGCTACGCCACGGGCTTCGAGATCCGCTCGGAGACGCTCGACGACCGCCGCAGCGAAGTCAGCCAAACCGGCCAGATGGTGGGGGGCTCGGAAGGGGCCGCCTTCAAGGCCTCGCGCGATGTCTACGCAGCCTACGTCGAAGCGTCGATGCCGCTCCCTGCCGCAATCGAGCTGCGAGCCGCCGCCCGCACGGAGTATTACTCCGATTTTGGCCACACCACCAAGCCCAAGGTCGCCGTGGCCTGGACGCCTTTGCCGCGCCTGACCTTCCGGGCGTCTTATGGCGGAGCCTTCCTCGCGCCCAACCTGCCTTACCTCTTCACGCCCCAGCTTACGACCTTCGAGCCCGGGCTGATTCCCGACCCCAAGCGAGGTGGCGAACCCACACAAATTCAGGTCGTGACCGGTGGCGATCCCGACCTGGAGCCCGAAGAGACCTGGGTGACTTCCGCGGGGGTGCTCTGGCATGCACGCGACGACGGCACCGGCTTTGCGGTCGAAGCGACATGGTTCCAGTTCGAGCAGGAAAACCTGCTCCGCCGCTTCACCGCCGCTTTTCTGGTGGCCAACGAAGACTCCTTCCCGGATTCCGTCGTGCGGGCCCCGCTCGCGCCCGGGGCGCCCCCCGGCTCGTTCGGCTCCATCCAATACGTCCGCAGCACCTACCAGAACGTGGGCGAAGGGCTCTACCGGGGCTACGACCTCGACCTGCGTTATCTCTTTGTCTTCGAAGGCGGCAGCAGCCTCAACCTCAGCTCTTCCCTCACCTACGTCGATACCCTGCAGTTCGCGGAAGAGCAGACTTTGGATGATGGCAGCACGCGCCTCGTCGTCTCCGATTACGCCGGGGACTACGGCAACTCGCGCGTGCGCGGCAATCTGTCTGCCGCCTGGCGCTGGAACGATTGGAGCGCCAGTATCTTTTACAACTACATCGGCGCTTACGACCAGCAATTCGAGCCCGGCGAAGTCGATGCCGACGGTCGCATCAATCTGACCCTCGGCCATCAGAACGTGTTTGGCTGGGCCGTCTCCGTGAGCATCCGCAACCTGCTGAACGAAGAGCCGCCCCTCGATTTGTCCCGCGCAGAGGGCTACAACATGGCGGTAAACTCCGGCGAGAGCCGATTCGTCACCCTCAAGGTATCGCGCGCCTTTTGATTCAAGCGGTGGGGCAACAGAGGTGATACCTTGGGCGATCTATCACCATCCAAGGTCTCGCCCATCCCACACCAAAAAGATTCCAAACTAGTGAAAAGTCCGAAGCGATATTACAAGTCGTTGATACACTGGTGGAGGTGGCGGGATTTGAACCCGCGTCCCGAGAGCCTTCTTGGCACGCTTCTACAGGCATAGTTGCGCTTTTGGGTTTTCGCTGATCGGTTGCGGTGCAACGCGCGGCCGGGTCGCTAGCTACCGGTAAGTTACGGCTGCTTCCCCGGTGGCCCGGAAGCAGCTATATCCGCTAGTCGTCGGATTACCTCTTAGCGGACGTGAGAGGTTCTCCGCGCTGATAGGTTAAACTACGCAGCGAGGGCGTATTCTTGTTCGCCATTTATTGGTTTGGCCGATTTTAAAGGAGCCTTCGGCCAACTCCTGCCTGCCACGAGCCATTCCGTCTCAAGGTCGAATTCCGGAACACCCCCAGTGGTCTTTCACTAGGAAAGAACAATTTGAATCGACCAAGATTGCGCATAGTTGGCCTCGTGTCAAGCGAACGTCGACTTGGCTAAATATGCAATTACGGAAGCTCTTTGAGCACTTTGGCGGGAACGCCGCCGACGGCGGTGTTGGCTGGGACGTCTTTGGTCACCACGGCGCCGGCTGCAACGACTGCGTTTTCGCCGATGGTGACGCCGGGGAGGATCGTGGCGTTGGCCCCGATCCAGGCGTTGCGCCGGATTACGACCGGCGCGACTTGCAGGGTTCGGCGCTGGCTGGGATCGAGCGGGTGCCCTTCGGTCAGCACATTTACGCGCGGGCCGATCTTGACTTCGTCTTCAATCGTAATGCCGCCCATGTCGAGAAAGACGCAGGCGTGGTTGATGAAGACGTTGCGGCCTAGCTGGGTAAAGATCCCGACATTGATGTGAAAGGGGGCAAAGATCGTCGTGCTGGGGTCGATGGGGCGTGCCATGATCTCCGACAGGCGTTGCCGGAACTCGTCTACGGAGGTCGAGGCGTTGAGCGCGACCGACAGTCGCATGGTGCGGGCGGCCTGCTCGTGCACCAGCGCGAAGTCGGGGTCGTCGATAGGGATGGAGTGGCCGGCCCTCAAGCGGTCGAAGATGTGCATGGGTCGAATACGGGAGCGGTTTATGCGGTGGCGTCTTCCACGCGGTAGTGCAGCCAGACGACGCCTCCTTCCAGCGTCTCGGTGGCGAGGTGCCGGAGGGCTTTGCCGGCAGCCGGCAGGTCGTCTTTGGCCCCCAGATACTCGAAGATACCGGGCATCCCCGCCAGGCCGTCGATCCCGGGGTAGATGAGCACGCTGATTTCGTCGATCAACCCGGCCTTGAGGAACGCTCCGTTGATGACCCCTCCGCCCTGGAGGAGGAGGGTCTTGAGGCCAAAGGTCTCCCTGAGGCACTCGAGCGCACGAGGCAGGTCGTGCCCGTCCGGCCCGGCAAAGAGGTAGGAAACGCCGTCCTGCCGGAGTTCGGCCAGGTAGTCGTCCGATACCGCTTCGCCGAGGATGGCGATGACATGGTCGCCGTGCGCGTTGTCGCCGCCATAGTGGATCTTGCCGTGGGGATCGAGCGCGATACCGACGGCGCGGCCCTGGCGGTCGGCCACGAAGGTCTCGCGGGGGATGGGTCCATCGGCGTGGGCGGGGCGGCTGGAGGTGCCGGCGTATTCTTCCATAGATTTGCGACCCGCCATCCAGCCATCGGCCTGGAAGCGGTCTGCAATCTGGTCGTAGTAGGCAAACAGGTCGTCGCGGTCGATGCTGGCGGCAGGCGGGGTCCAGCGGTCAACGAGCAGTCGCCCGTCGATGGAAGAAATCATGTGGCTGATAATCTTGGGTCTCATGGCAAACGCCTTTGTTCAGAGGGGCTACGGGGTGTCGTCGCGCTGGATGTTCACCTGGGTGTTTCCTGCCGCGATGAGGGCCTCCAGGTCGCCTTCGATCGTGCCGAGATGGACCAGGCCCGAGGAATAGCTGAAGCCGCGGTAGAAAATCGCGAGGTTGCCCCAGGGGGCGTAGTAGGTGATGTCGCCGGCACGAGGTTCATAGCCTGCCGGGGCGCCTTGCGTCGAGAGCTTGCGCGGCAGGTCGCAGATCTTCTCCGTTTTGGCGTAGTCTTCGAGGGCGACGGTGAGCGGCAGCAGCGTGAGGAAGTCGCGCGCGGCGGGGGTGTTTACAAGGGTCGCCTTCAACGTCTTTTCGCCGACGTCGATGCGAATCTTCATGGAGTCGGCCATCGGGGCTTCATCTGGGGTTGAGGAATGGGTGGGTGCCGCGCTCAAGCTGACTCCCCCTAACAGGAGGAGCGCGCAGAGCATCCGAAGTGGGGACAGCGTTGCCATACCGTGAGCGTGTGAGCGTGAGGCGAGGGATCACTCCCCCACCCTTTTCATTCAAAGCAGCTTAGAAGGTGGCCGCATCGATCACGTAGCGGTAGCGGGCTTCCTTGTTCACGACTTTGGCCCAGGCATCGTTGATCTCGGGGGCCTTGATCATCTGGATCTGGGGCAGCACGCGCTTGTCGGCGCAGTAGTGGATAACTTCCTGCGTTTCGGGAATGCCGCCGATCAGGGAGACGTCGAACTTGACCCGGGATTGGGCGAGGCCGATCGCGCTGACGTCGAACGCCATGCCTTCCGGCATCCCCACCTGGGTGAAGGAGCCGTGCGGTTTGACGACCGAGGAGTAGGCCGCGACGTCGAACTGCACCGGGATGGTGGAGATCATGTAATCGAGCTTGCCCTTGTAGGGTGCCAGCTTCGACAGATCGTCGACGAGGATGGCTTCCTTCGCCCCGAAGGCGAGGATGTCCTTCACCTTGCCGGGCGTGGTGGTGAAGCCGTAGACTTCGGCGCCCTTGGAGACGGCGAGCTTGATGGCCAGGTGGCCGAGCCCTCCGATCCCGGCGACGCCCACCTTGTCCCCAATGTCGAAGTTGGCCTGCATGAGCGGCGAATAGGTCGTGATGCCGGCGCACAGCAGGGGGGCCGCTTCTTCCAGCTTGATGTGATCGGGGATGCGGACGGCAAAATGGTCGCGCACCACGATGTTGTTGGCGTAGCCGCCTTGCGTGATGCCGGTGGGAGAAGTCTGGTCGGGGTAACCGTAGGTAAAGAGCGTTTTGCCGTTATCGCAGTAGTGCTCTTCTCCGTGCTCGCAATGGTCGCAATCCATACAGCTGTCGACCATGCAGCCGACGCCGGCCCGGTCGCCTACCTTGAACTTGGTGACGTTCTTGCCGACTGCCGCCACGATGCCCACGATTTCGTGCCCCGGCACCTGGGGATACTTTTGCGGGCCCCAGTGGCCTTTCATCTGGTGAATGTCGGAGTGGCAAATGCTGGCGTATTTGATTTCGATCAGGACGTCGTTATCGCGCATGGCCCGGCGCTCGAACTCCCAGGGGGTCAGCTTGCCGGAGGCATCCGTCGCAGCATAGCCACGCGATTTGATCTTTCCAGTGGGGGCCGATGGAGCGGATTGGGCAAAGGTCGTGTTTTGGGCGATCAAAAGCCCGGCTCCGGCCACGGCAGACTTTTGCATGAATTGGCGTCGATTCACTTTGCTGTTTTCGAGTTCCATCGGATTCCTGGTTTTGGTGGGTGGTGCAACGGGTTCGCTGGCGGGCTCATCGACGCCGCCTCGGGCTAACCCAGATCGTGCACCAGTATACCGCAGGCAGGGGTGCAAGTCGCCCAATCCGTTGCTGTGGCTGTAGGAATATTGCGCAAAAGCAGCGCAGGGGCTCGGCCTGCCGCTCAGCGCTGCCTGCGGTATTCGCTCGGCGACAGGCCGACGACCCGCCGGAAGACGTTGGCAAAGTGGCTGGGGTTGGCATACCCCACGTCCAGCGCGACGGCCGAGATGCTGTGCCGGGTCTCACGCAAGAGGCGGCGCGCTTGCTTCATGCGCACTTCCGTCTGGTAGGCGTATGGCGTCATGCCCATTGCACTCTTGAAGAGACGGTGGAAGTAAAATTCGCTCAAGCCAGCCAAGGTCGCGAGGCGGCCCAGGTCGAAGTCCTGATCGAAGTGCTGGTCGATCCAGTCGGTGACCTGGCGGAGCTTGTAACCGGGCAGCGAGGAAAGGCTGTGCGCGCTGTGGCTGACGACTTCCGCGTAGTTGCGCGCCAGATGCACCGCGATCAGCTGGGCCAGGCTTTTGACGGCGAGCGCGCTGGCCTTTGGGCTCTGGAGTTCGCGATAGACCTGCCGCATGAGAAGGCTCAGGGTCTCATCGCTGAAGCCGCAAAAGTCTTGCAGCTGCACGTGGTCGGCCTCCGCGCCAAACACTTCTTCGTATGCCTCCTGCAAGACGGGGACGGCAATCGTCACCATCATGTATTCGAAGGGTTCGCCCGAGAGGGCGCGCCACCGGCAGTCGTAGGGCCCT
It encodes:
- a CDS encoding NAD(P)-dependent alcohol dehydrogenase, whose amino-acid sequence is MELENSKVNRRQFMQKSAVAGAGLLIAQNTTFAQSAPSAPTGKIKSRGYAATDASGKLTPWEFERRAMRDNDVLIEIKYASICHSDIHQMKGHWGPQKYPQVPGHEIVGIVAAVGKNVTKFKVGDRAGVGCMVDSCMDCDHCEHGEEHYCDNGKTLFTYGYPDQTSPTGITQGGYANNIVVRDHFAVRIPDHIKLEEAAPLLCAGITTYSPLMQANFDIGDKVGVAGIGGLGHLAIKLAVSKGAEVYGFTTTPGKVKDILAFGAKEAILVDDLSKLAPYKGKLDYMISTIPVQFDVAAYSSVVKPHGSFTQVGMPEGMAFDVSAIGLAQSRVKFDVSLIGGIPETQEVIHYCADKRVLPQIQMIKAPEINDAWAKVVNKEARYRYVIDAATF
- a CDS encoding dihydrofolate reductase family protein, whose product is MRPKIISHMISSIDGRLLVDRWTPPAASIDRDDLFAYYDQIADRFQADGWMAGRKSMEEYAGTSSRPAHADGPIPRETFVADRQGRAVGIALDPHGKIHYGGDNAHGDHVIAILGEAVSDDYLAELRQDGVSYLFAGPDGHDLPRALECLRETFGLKTLLLQGGGVINGAFLKAGLIDEISVLIYPGIDGLAGMPGIFEYLGAKDDLPAAGKALRHLATETLEGGVVWLHYRVEDATA
- a CDS encoding cyclophilin-like fold protein, translating into MADSMKIRIDVGEKTLKATLVNTPAARDFLTLLPLTVALEDYAKTEKICDLPRKLSTQGAPAGYEPRAGDITYYAPWGNLAIFYRGFSYSSGLVHLGTIEGDLEALIAAGNTQVNIQRDDTP
- a CDS encoding AraC family transcriptional regulator, with product MLVPEVTSADEFDSYIPGKRIATAQGPAWRELRAAVYSAPAKGTTTSPGLSEPLLQWTISGEVEVEDREGDGAWSRTLIKKDSFFLTGSTGPYDCRWRALSGEPFEYMMVTIAVPVLQEAYEEVFGAEADHVQLQDFCGFSDETLSLLMRQVYRELQSPKASALAVKSLAQLIAVHLARNYAEVVSHSAHSLSSLPGYKLRQVTDWIDQHFDQDFDLGRLATLAGLSEFYFHRLFKSAMGMTPYAYQTEVRMKQARRLLRETRHSISAVALDVGYANPSHFANVFRRVVGLSPSEYRRQR
- a CDS encoding DapH/DapD/GlmU-related protein yields the protein MHIFDRLRAGHSIPIDDPDFALVHEQAARTMRLSVALNASTSVDEFRQRLSEIMARPIDPSTTIFAPFHINVGIFTQLGRNVFINHACVFLDMGGITIEDEVKIGPRVNVLTEGHPLDPSQRRTLQVAPVVIRRNAWIGANATILPGVTIGENAVVAAGAVVTKDVPANTAVGGVPAKVLKELP
- a CDS encoding TonB-dependent receptor, yielding MNLRKFTVLGSLAPLLATPLGAQSSADSEEILDLDAFEVVGSRIETVDLNTPSPVTFISGDQIADLGYVSLGDLVRNLPINTGSTIGIEGAAVGFSAGTAAINLRGLGNNNTLVLLDGRRSSPAGASGFDGFQTVFDFNSVPTALVESIQILKDAGSAVYGSDAVAGAVQVNLKERIKGTYVESSVGNSTEVYSPYYQSSLTHGVEMGKVDLLIHLDYRFQGRSKYRDRPFSRTGDQRWRGGLDLRSTTPYPARVSYFGNFYTAAEPTTEPRWDFDFGPAFGNVTAESNLEDPPRYDFNQDEDMFPESQNWGAFIRLRFDEDLEIEPFFDFSFRQNITDYIAAPVAFRNTLENGDGPDGQIVIPYENPYNPFGISIGFPDVLYEDIRWRLTELGNRRFHNVSNYTRALGGIKGEADLGRWETALLYARSDASYRTDHVVFDADLQAALNGTYPGWEGVYANPFGPSEPGLFEALDRSNTNEATFAMASWDGFITGDVMEVFDDKLRYATGFEIRSETLDDRRSEVSQTGQMVGGSEGAAFKASRDVYAAYVEASMPLPAAIELRAAARTEYYSDFGHTTKPKVAVAWTPLPRLTFRASYGGAFLAPNLPYLFTPQLTTFEPGLIPDPKRGGEPTQIQVVTGGDPDLEPEETWVTSAGVLWHARDDGTGFAVEATWFQFEQENLLRRFTAAFLVANEDSFPDSVVRAPLAPGAPPGSFGSIQYVRSTYQNVGEGLYRGYDLDLRYLFVFEGGSSLNLSSSLTYVDTLQFAEEQTLDDGSTRLVVSDYAGDYGNSRVRGNLSAAWRWNDWSASIFYNYIGAYDQQFEPGEVDADGRINLTLGHQNVFGWAVSVSIRNLLNEEPPLDLSRAEGYNMAVNSGESRFVTLKVSRAF